A window from Methylococcus mesophilus encodes these proteins:
- the hyfB gene encoding hydrogenase 4 subunit B — MTLFLAYASVAAALSSGLLALLGEHRAAWGGLARRAAGLIQPPIPASLAQAANHSRRLPHAWRRLVFALLTASGVLALAAGGLQLHAGTAVSGQLPFGLPWLHWHVRFDTLSAFFLVVLGLGVIAAGVYGPGYTRQFAGQYSFGALGLFTGLFVAGMEGVLLADDAYFFVIAWEAMTVSSYFLVAYQHEHASHRRAAFLYLLMGEVGAIAIILAFGVLAAVSHSFAFDAWRDVHVTPAWGTAAFLLALAGFGMKAGLVPLHAWLPEAHPAAPAHISGLMSGVMLKIAVYGLLRFAFDLLGDVQWYWGAIVLGLGTGSAVLGILYAVVQSDLKRLLAYSSIENMGIVFMGLGLCMVFIGKGHVQLGLIGLVAALYHVLNHSLFKNLLFLAAGSVVHQTHRHDLEHMGGLIKRMPVTAGLFLTGSVAIAGLPPLNGFVSEWLTFQAALQAASVIDNGILRSMVSVAAAILAFTAAVAAACFVKLYGVAFLGQPRERRSAHAREVSHTGMLWAPAMLGGLCLLLGVLPTWVLDAMRPITRQLLGETLTSASAQGWLWLTPGGVSTASYSAPLVVLAMALAWWLLRRLEHRGPAADVRHAPAWDCGFGGLSPRMQYTAAAFAQPVRRIFAPVWDTVETSAPETAAANPLQVTALRYRLEIGDRSWRWLYLPLTRVVEDLARLTARIQTGQVRIYIAYSFVTLIVLLGVVS; from the coding sequence ATGACGTTGTTTCTGGCCTATGCCTCCGTAGCGGCCGCGCTATCTTCGGGTCTGCTGGCACTGCTGGGGGAACATCGGGCAGCGTGGGGGGGGCTGGCACGGCGGGCCGCCGGTCTTATCCAGCCCCCGATCCCCGCGAGCCTGGCACAGGCGGCCAACCATTCCCGACGCTTGCCACACGCTTGGCGGCGCCTGGTATTCGCGCTGCTGACCGCGTCCGGCGTGCTGGCCCTGGCGGCCGGCGGCCTGCAGCTCCATGCCGGTACGGCAGTTTCCGGCCAACTACCCTTCGGACTGCCCTGGCTGCATTGGCATGTGCGGTTCGATACCTTGTCGGCCTTCTTTCTCGTGGTGCTCGGCCTGGGCGTCATCGCCGCGGGCGTTTACGGTCCGGGCTACACCCGCCAGTTCGCCGGCCAGTACTCGTTCGGAGCACTCGGGCTCTTCACCGGCTTGTTCGTTGCCGGCATGGAAGGCGTCCTGCTTGCGGACGATGCCTATTTTTTCGTGATCGCCTGGGAAGCCATGACGGTCTCGAGCTATTTCCTCGTGGCCTACCAGCATGAGCATGCCTCGCATCGGCGGGCGGCTTTCCTCTACCTGCTGATGGGCGAGGTGGGCGCCATCGCCATCATCCTGGCATTCGGCGTCCTGGCCGCGGTTTCGCACAGCTTCGCTTTCGACGCCTGGCGGGACGTCCATGTCACGCCGGCCTGGGGAACCGCCGCGTTCCTGCTGGCCCTGGCCGGGTTCGGGATGAAGGCGGGTCTGGTGCCGCTTCACGCCTGGCTGCCGGAAGCCCACCCCGCCGCGCCGGCCCACATTTCCGGCCTGATGAGCGGCGTGATGCTGAAAATCGCGGTCTATGGACTGCTGCGCTTCGCGTTCGACCTGCTGGGCGACGTGCAGTGGTATTGGGGCGCCATCGTGCTGGGCCTCGGAACCGGCTCGGCGGTGCTCGGCATTCTGTACGCGGTGGTACAGAGCGATTTGAAGCGCCTGCTGGCCTACTCTTCGATCGAGAACATGGGGATCGTGTTCATGGGGCTGGGCCTTTGCATGGTCTTCATCGGCAAGGGACACGTGCAGCTCGGGCTGATCGGCCTGGTCGCCGCGCTGTATCACGTCCTCAACCACTCATTGTTCAAGAACCTGCTGTTCCTGGCGGCGGGCTCGGTGGTCCACCAGACCCATCGGCACGATCTGGAACACATGGGGGGGTTGATCAAGCGCATGCCGGTCACCGCCGGGCTGTTCCTGACGGGCTCGGTCGCGATTGCCGGCCTGCCGCCGCTGAACGGCTTCGTCTCGGAGTGGCTGACCTTTCAGGCGGCCCTGCAGGCGGCGTCGGTCATCGACAACGGTATCCTGCGCAGCATGGTCTCGGTGGCGGCGGCAATCCTGGCGTTTACCGCCGCGGTAGCTGCGGCCTGTTTCGTCAAGCTCTACGGCGTGGCGTTCCTGGGCCAGCCGCGCGAGCGGCGCTCGGCCCATGCCCGTGAGGTGTCGCATACCGGCATGCTGTGGGCGCCGGCTATGCTGGGCGGCCTGTGCCTGCTGCTCGGGGTGCTTCCGACCTGGGTGCTCGACGCCATGCGCCCCATCACCCGCCAACTGCTCGGGGAAACCCTGACTAGCGCTTCGGCCCAAGGCTGGCTGTGGCTGACGCCGGGCGGCGTCAGCACGGCCTCGTACTCGGCGCCGCTGGTGGTGCTGGCGATGGCGTTGGCCTGGTGGCTCCTGCGCAGGCTCGAGCATCGCGGCCCGGCGGCTGACGTCCGGCACGCACCGGCCTGGGATTGCGGCTTCGGGGGCCTGAGTCCCCGGATGCAATACACCGCCGCCGCCTTCGCTCAGCCGGTCCGGCGCATCTTCGCACCGGTGTGGGATACCGTCGAAACCTCGGCCCCGGAAACGGCGGCCGCCAACCCCTTGCAGGTCACCGCCCTGCGCTACCGGCTGGAGATCGGGGACCGCTCCTGGCGCTGGCTGTACCTGCCGCTGACCCGCGTGGTCGAAGACCTCGCCCGCCTGACGGCGCGGATCCAGACCGGGCAGGTGCGGATATACATCGCGTATTCCTTCGTGACGCTGATCGTTCTTTTGGGAGTCGTAAGCTGA
- a CDS encoding Uma2 family endonuclease, giving the protein MGQAQAVAVPTPYERLMALPDNLVGEIVDGELYAQPRPAGPHALVERSLNIELGGPFDKGRGGPGGWWILPEPELHFVRDVEVVVPDLAGWRRERMPAVPEDHRFEVVPDWVCEILSPNTAKKDRAIKLPLYARRGVAHAWLVDPQARTLEGFELRDGSWLLLGTYKDDDPICLAPFDAVTFSLAELWT; this is encoded by the coding sequence ATGGGACAAGCACAAGCAGTTGCCGTACCGACGCCCTATGAGCGTCTGATGGCACTGCCCGACAATCTGGTCGGCGAGATCGTGGATGGCGAGCTTTACGCCCAGCCTCGGCCTGCCGGACCGCATGCCTTAGTGGAGCGCAGCCTTAACATCGAACTGGGCGGACCTTTTGACAAAGGCCGGGGCGGCCCCGGCGGCTGGTGGATTTTGCCGGAACCCGAACTGCACTTCGTCCGCGACGTGGAAGTCGTCGTGCCCGATCTCGCCGGCTGGCGCCGCGAGCGCATGCCCGCGGTGCCCGAGGACCATCGCTTCGAAGTGGTGCCGGACTGGGTCTGCGAAATCCTCTCGCCCAATACGGCCAAAAAGGACCGAGCCATCAAGCTGCCGCTGTACGCCCGCCGCGGCGTGGCCCATGCCTGGCTGGTCGATCCGCAGGCGCGCACCCTCGAAGGATTCGAACTGCGCGACGGTTCCTGGTTGTTGCTCGGCACCTATAAGGACGACGATCCGATCTGTCTGGCGCCTTTCGATGCCGTCACTTTTTCGCTGGCGGAGCTGTGGACATGA
- a CDS encoding MarR family EPS-associated transcriptional regulator, which translates to MTPREQAQLRILKNLEDSPGISQRVLAERLGISLGKTNYLLKALLEKGFIKAGNFRRSGSKLGYLYLLTPQGIEQKLSLTRAYLARKEAEYEALRAEIAALQLELSVSADSNAARNKSIQTQ; encoded by the coding sequence ATGACCCCTCGTGAACAAGCCCAATTGCGGATTCTCAAGAACCTGGAGGATTCCCCGGGCATCAGCCAACGGGTGCTTGCCGAGCGGCTCGGCATCAGCCTGGGAAAAACCAACTATCTCCTCAAGGCGCTGCTGGAAAAAGGCTTCATCAAGGCCGGCAACTTCCGCCGCAGCGGCAGCAAGCTGGGCTATCTTTACTTGCTGACTCCGCAAGGCATCGAGCAGAAGCTCAGCCTCACCCGTGCGTACCTGGCGCGCAAGGAAGCGGAATACGAAGCGCTGCGCGCCGAGATCGCGGCGCTGCAGCTTGAGTTGTCGGTCTCGGCTGATTCCAATGCGGCACGTAACAAATCCATCCAAACCCAGTGA
- a CDS encoding nucleotidyltransferase domain-containing protein, with the protein MRLTHDQIHTTRHLVRQTAGETARVRLFGSRLDDGAKGGDVDLMLVLPEPVDNTALPAAQLSARISRAMSGRNWTH; encoded by the coding sequence ATGCGGCTCACCCACGACCAGATTCATACCACCCGCCATCTTGTCCGCCAAACGGCTGGGGAGACGGCCCGCGTGAGGCTTTTCGGCTCCAGGCTGGATGATGGCGCCAAGGGCGGAGACGTCGATCTGATGCTCGTACTGCCCGAGCCGGTCGACAATACCGCGCTGCCGGCCGCGCAGCTGTCGGCCCGGATATCCCGGGCCATGTCGGGACGCAACTGGACGCATTGA
- a CDS encoding nucleotidyltransferase domain-containing protein produces the protein MRLSQTEITAIKQTAQEVFGADVEVVLFGSRTDDNKRGGDIDLYIKAGQNQDLAHKIKFLVRLEQKIGEQKVDVIFSEDAGRPIERQAATTGIPL, from the coding sequence ATGCGTCTTAGCCAGACGGAAATCACCGCCATCAAGCAAACCGCGCAAGAGGTTTTCGGTGCCGACGTGGAGGTTGTCCTTTTCGGCAGCCGCACTGATGACAACAAAAGAGGCGGGGACATCGATTTGTATATCAAGGCTGGCCAGAATCAGGACTTAGCCCACAAAATCAAGTTCCTGGTTCGACTGGAGCAGAAAATAGGCGAGCAAAAAGTGGATGTGATTTTCAGCGAGGATGCAGGCAGGCCCATCGAGCGGCAGGCCGCAACGACCGGTATACCCCTATGA
- a CDS encoding Rpn family recombination-promoting nuclease/putative transposase — protein sequence MKTDSLFYRIFQRWPELVLELAEIETSEASRYVFRSEEIKQTAFRIDGVLAPPEDSDAPWIFVEIQFQPDDSLYRRLFAEVFLFLHRTDPPRAWRAVVLYPDWSIERVPVGYASLLSLPEIRRVDLSALSGLVVSEAEGQDRKSLGWDILHILIADDSQAAIQRARRLTRPEYRAQLPEAIAWSELLDFVETVMVYKLPRSSREEIQAMLGLTDIDLKQTRFYKEVLAEGRQEGRQEGRQEGRQEGRQEGRQEGRQEEALRLLKTLLNRRFGVLPDWVEARFEEAEQTQLEQWAVRVLDAETLEAVFQDK from the coding sequence GTGAAAACTGACAGTCTTTTTTACCGGATATTCCAACGCTGGCCCGAACTGGTGCTCGAACTCGCCGAGATCGAAACCAGCGAGGCTTCTCGTTACGTATTCCGTTCTGAGGAAATCAAGCAGACGGCCTTTCGGATCGACGGCGTGCTGGCTCCGCCGGAAGATAGCGACGCTCCCTGGATCTTCGTCGAAATCCAGTTCCAGCCCGATGACAGTCTGTACCGCCGCCTGTTCGCCGAAGTGTTCCTGTTCCTGCACCGCACGGATCCACCCAGGGCTTGGCGAGCGGTCGTGCTATACCCCGACTGGAGCATCGAGAGAGTTCCCGTCGGCTATGCCAGTCTGCTCTCGCTGCCTGAGATACGCCGGGTAGACCTCAGCGCCCTGTCCGGGCTTGTCGTGAGCGAAGCCGAAGGGCAGGATAGAAAATCCCTGGGGTGGGATATCCTGCACATCCTGATCGCTGATGACTCCCAGGCTGCGATTCAGAGGGCGCGCCGTCTCACCCGTCCCGAATATCGGGCACAATTGCCCGAGGCCATAGCTTGGTCGGAACTGCTGGATTTCGTCGAAACCGTAATGGTCTACAAATTGCCACGGAGCAGCCGTGAGGAGATACAAGCCATGCTTGGACTGACCGACATCGATCTCAAGCAAACCCGTTTTTACAAAGAAGTGCTGGCCGAAGGCCGGCAAGAAGGCCGACAAGAAGGCCGGCAAGAAGGCCGACAAGAAGGGCGACAAGAAGGGCGACAAGAAGGCCGCCAGGAAGAAGCTCTCCGGCTGTTGAAAACGCTGTTGAACCGCCGCTTCGGCGTCTTGCCCGATTGGGTGGAAGCCCGGTTCGAGGAAGCGGAGCAGACCCAGCTGGAGCAATGGGCCGTGCGCGTGCTCGACGCCGAGACTCTGGAAGCCGTATTTCAGGACAAGTGA
- a CDS encoding nucleotide sugar dehydrogenase, translating to MNPDNVRIAIIGLGYVGLPLAVEFGRHFPTMGFDLKQARIDELRAGQDSTLETTADDLKAAKHLGYTTTPDDLAGCNVYIVTVPTPIDRYKRPDLTPLEKASETVGRLLKPGDLVIYESTVYPGCTEEVCVPILEQTSGLEYLSEDRHSCGQDSPAGIQATDGNLALATQPVSTQGFFVGYSPERINPGDKEHRLTTIKKITAGSTREAAALVDALYRRIIEAGTHPATSIRVAEAAKVIENTQRDVNIALINELAMLFQKLGIDTSEVLAAAGSKWNFLPFRPGLVGGHCIGVDPYYLTHKAQEIGYHPEMILAGRRINDQMGQYVAGQVAKLMMQRQIPVSGSKILILGLTFKENCPDLRNTRVVDIIDELQSYGAEVEVHDPWIDRDEARHEYSIDVLDQPDAGRYDAIVLAVAHDEFRQKGVSAIRGHGRPGAVLYDVKHLFPVHLVDGRL from the coding sequence ATGAATCCTGACAACGTCCGCATCGCCATCATCGGGCTTGGCTACGTCGGCCTACCGCTTGCCGTGGAATTCGGCAGGCATTTCCCCACCATGGGCTTCGACCTCAAACAGGCCCGCATCGACGAGCTTCGCGCTGGCCAGGACAGCACGCTCGAAACGACGGCCGACGACCTCAAGGCCGCCAAGCACCTCGGCTACACCACCACCCCGGACGATCTGGCCGGCTGCAACGTCTATATCGTCACCGTACCGACCCCCATCGACCGCTACAAGCGCCCGGATCTCACCCCCCTGGAAAAAGCCAGCGAGACCGTAGGGCGGCTGCTCAAGCCCGGCGACCTGGTCATCTACGAATCCACCGTCTACCCCGGCTGCACTGAAGAAGTCTGCGTGCCCATCCTCGAACAGACCTCCGGTCTCGAATATCTGTCGGAAGACCGTCATTCCTGCGGGCAGGACAGCCCGGCCGGCATCCAGGCCACGGACGGTAACCTCGCATTAGCCACTCAGCCTGTCTCAACCCAAGGCTTCTTCGTCGGCTACAGCCCCGAGCGCATCAACCCCGGCGACAAGGAACACCGGCTCACCACCATCAAGAAGATCACCGCCGGTTCCACCCGGGAAGCCGCCGCCTTGGTCGATGCCCTCTACCGCCGAATCATCGAAGCCGGCACCCACCCGGCCACCAGCATCCGCGTCGCCGAAGCCGCCAAGGTCATCGAAAACACCCAGCGCGACGTGAACATCGCCCTGATCAACGAACTCGCCATGCTGTTTCAAAAGCTCGGCATCGACACCAGCGAAGTGCTTGCCGCCGCCGGCAGCAAATGGAACTTCCTGCCGTTCCGCCCCGGCTTGGTGGGCGGACACTGCATCGGTGTCGACCCCTATTACTTGACCCACAAGGCGCAGGAAATCGGCTACCACCCGGAAATGATCCTCGCCGGCCGCCGTATCAACGACCAGATGGGGCAATACGTCGCCGGCCAGGTCGCCAAGCTCATGATGCAGCGCCAGATCCCGGTCAGCGGCTCGAAGATACTCATCCTCGGCCTTACCTTTAAGGAAAACTGCCCGGACCTGCGCAATACGCGCGTCGTCGACATCATCGACGAACTGCAAAGCTATGGCGCTGAAGTCGAGGTACACGATCCCTGGATTGACCGGGACGAAGCGCGGCATGAATACAGCATCGACGTCCTCGATCAGCCTGATGCCGGCCGGTACGACGCCATCGTCCTCGCCGTCGCCCATGACGAGTTCCGCCAAAAAGGCGTTAGCGCCATCCGCGGGCATGGCCGTCCCGGTGCCGTGCTCTACGACGTTAAGCACCTGTTTCCGGTACATCTGGTCGATGGGCGGCTGTGA
- the rfbF gene encoding glucose-1-phosphate cytidylyltransferase, producing MNMPQAMKAVILAGGFGTRISEESHLRPKPMIEIGGRPVLWHIMKIYSSFGINDFIICLGYKGYVIKEYFANYFLHMSDVTFDMARNQMEVHQRYVEPWRVTLVDTGPDTMTGGRLKRVRSYVGDDTFCFTYGDGVSDVPIDKLIAFHRSHGRPATITAIQPPGRYGALNLKANQVLNFQEKPDGDGAWINGGYFVLEPSVFDAIEGDSTSWEDGPLQRMAGKGDLMAFEHGGFWQPMDTLRDKNYLEELWAGGQAPWKVWK from the coding sequence ATGAATATGCCTCAAGCCATGAAAGCCGTTATTCTTGCGGGTGGATTCGGAACTCGTATCAGCGAAGAATCGCATCTCAGGCCCAAGCCGATGATCGAGATAGGTGGGCGACCTGTTTTGTGGCATATCATGAAGATTTATTCCAGCTTTGGAATTAATGATTTCATAATATGTCTTGGCTACAAGGGATATGTCATCAAGGAATATTTTGCAAATTATTTTTTGCACATGTCGGATGTTACTTTTGACATGGCCAGAAATCAGATGGAAGTTCATCAACGATACGTGGAGCCATGGCGTGTCACGTTGGTCGATACCGGACCGGACACAATGACTGGAGGGCGCCTGAAGCGAGTCCGTTCCTATGTCGGTGATGACACATTCTGTTTTACCTACGGCGACGGTGTCAGCGATGTACCCATAGATAAGTTGATAGCTTTTCATCGCAGCCATGGGCGCCCAGCCACAATCACAGCAATCCAGCCACCCGGCCGCTACGGAGCGCTTAATCTCAAAGCGAACCAGGTGCTTAATTTTCAGGAAAAGCCTGACGGCGACGGCGCATGGATTAACGGAGGATATTTCGTACTGGAGCCATCCGTATTCGATGCGATTGAAGGCGATTCGACGAGCTGGGAGGACGGTCCGCTCCAGCGTATGGCGGGAAAAGGCGACTTGATGGCCTTCGAACACGGAGGGTTCTGGCAACCCATGGACACGCTCCGCGACAAGAATTATCTGGAAGAATTGTGGGCTGGCGGTCAAGCGCCTTGGAAGGTATGGAAGTGA
- the rfbG gene encoding CDP-glucose 4,6-dehydratase, giving the protein MEVSSAFWTGKRVFLTGHTGFKGSWLSLWLQQLGADVTGYALAPSTSPNLFELAQVGESMVSHIADIGDSSKLASALQNARPEIVFHLAAQPLVRESYRNPLGTFSTNVMGTANVLEAMRESTSIRVAVMVTTDKVYRNNEWSWPYREDDALGGHDPYSASKAASEVVITSYRDAFLAAHGIAVASARAGNVIGGGDWSEDRLIPDAVRAWSAKQTLSVRRPDAIRPWQHVLEPLSAYLCLAERLWNEPKLAGAYNFGPQTHEAATVREVIAHARAAYGAGEVVWGDGTEGPHEASWLALEISKARKLLSVEPRWNLAQAVSRTLHWYRRQSEGEAARRLCEDDLAAYTAA; this is encoded by the coding sequence ATGGAAGTGAGTTCGGCTTTCTGGACCGGAAAGCGGGTTTTTCTCACCGGGCACACGGGCTTCAAAGGCAGTTGGCTTTCGCTTTGGCTGCAGCAGCTTGGTGCGGATGTAACGGGATACGCATTGGCTCCGTCCACCAGCCCCAACTTATTCGAATTGGCGCAGGTAGGGGAAAGTATGGTCAGCCACATTGCAGATATAGGAGATTCTTCCAAATTGGCCAGCGCCTTGCAGAATGCCCGGCCGGAGATTGTTTTTCACTTGGCAGCCCAGCCGCTGGTGAGAGAAAGCTACCGGAATCCGCTGGGTACGTTCTCCACCAATGTGATGGGCACGGCGAACGTCCTTGAGGCAATGCGAGAGTCCACAAGCATTCGAGTTGCAGTGATGGTCACGACCGACAAGGTCTATCGAAACAACGAGTGGTCCTGGCCCTATCGCGAAGACGATGCCCTTGGAGGTCATGACCCCTATAGCGCAAGCAAGGCTGCGAGCGAAGTCGTTATTACCAGTTACAGGGATGCTTTTCTGGCAGCCCATGGAATCGCGGTCGCCTCGGCCCGCGCCGGCAACGTCATTGGAGGCGGAGATTGGTCTGAAGACCGCCTCATTCCGGATGCCGTGCGGGCTTGGAGCGCCAAGCAGACGCTGTCTGTCCGGCGTCCCGATGCAATACGTCCCTGGCAGCACGTCCTGGAGCCGTTGTCGGCCTATCTGTGTTTGGCGGAGCGGCTTTGGAATGAGCCCAAATTAGCCGGGGCATATAATTTCGGTCCCCAGACCCATGAGGCCGCGACCGTGCGGGAAGTGATAGCCCATGCACGCGCGGCATACGGGGCAGGGGAGGTCGTATGGGGTGACGGGACGGAAGGACCGCACGAAGCCAGTTGGCTGGCTCTGGAAATTTCCAAGGCGAGGAAGCTGCTCAGCGTCGAGCCGCGTTGGAATCTGGCGCAGGCAGTCTCCCGCACCTTGCATTGGTACCGTCGCCAAAGCGAAGGCGAGGCGGCCCGCCGGCTTTGCGAAGACGATCTTGCCGCCTATACCGCCGCCTAA
- a CDS encoding dTDP-4-dehydrorhamnose 3,5-epimerase family protein produces MMTRFARLDTPLAGLALIQRQPIGDHRGYLERLFCRDELDELLQGRSIVQINHTYTAKAGTVRGMHFQHPPHAEMKVVTCLRGEVFDVAVDLRQGSPTMLHWHAEHLSADNHRSLLIPEGFAHGFQTLTDDCELIYLHTAAYQPQAEVGLNPLDERLDIIWPLPFTEMSDRDRGHALISDEFAGLAS; encoded by the coding sequence ATGATGACTCGCTTCGCACGCCTCGACACCCCACTTGCCGGCCTTGCGTTGATCCAGCGCCAGCCCATCGGTGACCACCGCGGGTATCTGGAGCGCTTGTTTTGCCGGGACGAATTGGACGAACTGCTGCAAGGCCGCTCGATCGTCCAAATCAACCATACCTATACAGCAAAGGCCGGTACCGTTCGAGGCATGCATTTTCAACATCCGCCTCATGCCGAGATGAAGGTGGTTACCTGTCTGCGCGGCGAGGTTTTCGATGTCGCCGTCGATTTGCGCCAGGGCTCGCCGACCATGCTGCATTGGCACGCGGAACATCTAAGCGCTGACAACCACCGCTCGCTCCTGATTCCGGAAGGTTTCGCCCATGGCTTTCAAACCCTCACTGACGATTGCGAGCTGATCTATTTGCATACGGCAGCCTACCAGCCTCAGGCAGAAGTCGGGCTGAACCCCCTGGATGAGCGCTTGGACATCATCTGGCCGCTGCCCTTTACCGAGATGTCTGACCGCGATCGTGGCCATGCGCTGATCTCCGACGAGTTTGCGGGGCTGGCATCATGA
- a CDS encoding class I SAM-dependent methyltransferase, whose protein sequence is MNCRHCHAPLDHVFLDLGFAPPSNAYLDAAGLKAPELYFPLKLYVCEHCWLVQTEDYAKADALFSPDYAYFSSVSQSWQDHAARYVDTISRRLELGPSSFVIEVASNDGYLLKNFVAAGIPCLGIEPTASTAAVAEALGIPVLREFFGKKLGDRLVAEGRQADLILGNNVYAHVPDINDFTAGLKAALKPGGTITLEFPHLMRLIEHRQFDTVYHEHFSYLSLYTVSRIFAAAGLRVWDVEELDTHGGSLRVYGCHAADSRRDSETVAALIAEEERRGLRQRVTYAGFQAQADRVKDDLLGFLIEQKRTGKRVAAYGAAAKGNTLLNYAGVKPDLLPCVCDAAPSKQGKFLPGSHIPILPPSVLAELKPEWVLILPWNIADEVMAQQSLIQQWGGRFVTAVPELRYPG, encoded by the coding sequence ATGAATTGCCGCCACTGCCACGCTCCGCTGGACCATGTTTTTCTCGATCTGGGTTTCGCCCCGCCTTCCAACGCCTATCTGGATGCTGCAGGTCTTAAAGCCCCGGAACTGTATTTCCCTCTGAAGCTGTACGTCTGTGAGCACTGCTGGCTGGTGCAGACCGAGGATTACGCCAAGGCCGACGCCCTGTTCAGTCCCGACTACGCCTACTTCTCCTCCGTATCGCAGAGCTGGCAGGACCACGCGGCGCGCTACGTGGATACGATTAGCAGGCGGTTGGAGCTTGGTCCGTCCAGTTTCGTGATTGAAGTCGCCTCCAACGACGGCTACCTGCTGAAAAATTTCGTCGCCGCCGGCATCCCCTGCCTGGGTATCGAACCCACAGCCAGCACGGCGGCGGTAGCCGAAGCGCTGGGCATTCCGGTGTTGCGAGAATTCTTCGGGAAAAAACTAGGAGATCGGCTCGTTGCGGAAGGCCGACAAGCCGACCTGATTCTGGGCAACAACGTCTACGCCCACGTGCCCGACATCAACGACTTCACCGCAGGGCTCAAGGCCGCGCTCAAGCCGGGAGGCACCATCACCCTGGAGTTTCCCCATCTTATGCGGCTGATCGAACACCGCCAGTTCGACACCGTCTACCATGAACATTTCTCCTACCTGTCGCTATATACGGTAAGTCGTATCTTCGCCGCAGCGGGTCTGCGCGTTTGGGATGTGGAGGAACTGGATACCCACGGCGGCAGCCTCAGGGTCTACGGCTGCCACGCTGCCGACTCCCGTCGTGACAGCGAAACGGTTGCGGCCCTGATTGCCGAAGAAGAGCGGCGGGGATTGCGCCAACGTGTGACGTATGCTGGATTCCAAGCCCAAGCCGACCGGGTCAAGGATGATTTACTGGGGTTTCTCATCGAGCAGAAGCGCACGGGAAAGCGGGTCGCTGCCTACGGCGCCGCCGCCAAGGGCAACACCTTGCTGAACTATGCCGGCGTCAAACCTGATCTGCTGCCCTGCGTTTGCGACGCCGCACCGTCCAAACAAGGCAAATTCTTGCCCGGCTCGCATATTCCTATTTTGCCGCCGTCGGTCTTGGCCGAGCTCAAGCCGGAGTGGGTGCTGATCCTGCCTTGGAACATCGCCGACGAGGTGATGGCGCAGCAATCCCTCATTCAGCAATGGGGCGGGCGTTTTGTCACCGCTGTACCTGAATTGAGATATCCGGGGTGA
- a CDS encoding Rpn family recombination-promoting nuclease/putative transposase: protein MTAHDGSYKHIFSHAQIVEDLLRGFVHEDWVAQIDYGSLEKVGGSYVTDDLREREDDIIWRVRFKGEWLYVYLLIEFQSRSDPWMALRILVYTGLLYQDLVKSGQIAAPKKLPPIFPVVVYNGESPWRAACEVAELIEPAGLSAWRPSQRYFLLDEGRVSEPELAEADNSLADIIRLESSPEPEAMRHIIGRLTQRLREPRYDSLRRALVVWINRVVLKRLVPGESIPEATELQEIDTMLAERVVEWTEKWKREGLEQGRQEGIHQGRSQGEIALLRRQLTRRFGPLPAWAEARLVQASTEQCETWADRLLEADSLEAVLGSPE, encoded by the coding sequence ATGACCGCGCATGACGGGTCCTACAAGCACATATTCTCCCACGCCCAAATCGTGGAAGACCTTCTGCGCGGGTTCGTGCATGAAGACTGGGTGGCCCAGATCGACTACGGCAGCCTGGAGAAGGTGGGTGGTAGCTACGTCACCGACGACCTGCGTGAGCGGGAAGACGACATCATTTGGCGGGTGAGGTTCAAGGGTGAATGGCTGTATGTCTACCTGCTCATCGAATTCCAAAGCCGCAGCGATCCCTGGATGGCGCTGCGCATCCTGGTGTATACGGGATTGCTGTATCAAGACCTAGTGAAAAGCGGCCAGATTGCCGCGCCGAAAAAGCTGCCCCCGATTTTTCCCGTCGTGGTTTACAACGGCGAAAGCCCCTGGCGGGCCGCCTGCGAAGTGGCTGAATTGATCGAGCCGGCAGGACTCAGCGCCTGGCGACCCAGTCAGCGCTACTTCCTGCTGGACGAAGGGCGGGTGAGCGAACCCGAATTAGCAGAAGCGGACAACTCGCTGGCCGACATCATCCGGCTGGAATCCAGCCCGGAACCCGAAGCCATGCGGCACATCATCGGCCGGCTGACCCAACGGCTGAGGGAACCCCGTTATGATAGCCTCCGGCGGGCCTTGGTCGTCTGGATCAACCGGGTGGTACTCAAACGGCTCGTGCCCGGTGAAAGCATCCCCGAAGCAACCGAACTACAGGAGATCGATACCATGCTAGCCGAACGCGTTGTCGAATGGACGGAAAAGTGGAAGCGGGAAGGCCTTGAGCAAGGACGTCAGGAAGGAATTCACCAAGGCCGAAGCCAAGGCGAAATCGCGCTGTTGCGCCGGCAACTGACCCGCCGCTTCGGCCCCCTGCCGGCATGGGCAGAGGCCCGTTTGGTGCAGGCCAGCACCGAACAGTGCGAAACCTGGGCGGATCGCCTCCTGGAAGCCGATAGTCTGGAAGCCGTACTGGGATCGCCCGAATGA